A stretch of the Ostrea edulis chromosome 9, xbOstEdul1.1, whole genome shotgun sequence genome encodes the following:
- the LOC125657621 gene encoding uncharacterized protein LOC125657621, giving the protein MALRLLVYLLILTCFTKVQGDSDRMEEPDIAGMVLKLSKTVEKLESIVEKLQRDNGDLKGALADLSTRLESETHQRKLSEHRLLECEGRLDSMERYAVFKKYPTGQGNKSSSHDLIFREGNTPKNVQRHRRQGIRSTNGTIAFSAFMSTSLTPGHLRTLIFDAIFTNEGSGYNHHMGVFMAPRSGLYVFTWTIRTHGGSYFNTQLLVNGIIYGSIYTRDASYSDSSTGTSVVYVDEGAAVYVRTGPSGNSGNIDSNSDGYTTFSGWTID; this is encoded by the exons ATGGCGCTACGACTCCTAGTGTATCTGCTAATCCTAACATGCTTCACCAAAGTACAGGGCGACAGCGACAGGATGGAGGAACCAGATATTGCTGGAATGGTCCTCAAATTATCTAAAACCGTGGAAAAACTAGAATCCATTGTAGAGAAACTACAGAGGGACAATGGGGACTTAAAGGGCGCCCTCGCAGATCTGTCCACCAGACTGGAATCTGAGACACATCAAAGAAAGCTAAGCGAACACCGCCTTCTTGAATGTGAAGGACGTCTGGATTCAATGGAACGATATGCTGTATTTAAGAAGTATCCGACAGGGCAGGGAAATAAAAGTAGTTCTCATGATTTAATTTTCCGAGAAGGAAATACTCCAAAGAATGTACAGAGGCACAGGCGACAgg GAATTCGCTCCACCAATGGAACCATCGCTTTCTCTGCGTTCATGTCCACCAGTTTGACGCCTGGACATTTACGAACCTTGATATTTGACGCTATTTTCACCAATGAGGGAAGCGGTTATAACCATCACATGGGTGTCTTCATGGCCCCGCGTTCCGGACTCTACGTCTTTACGTGGACTATACGAACTCATGGAGGATCATACTTTAACACGCAGCTACTGGTCAATGGAATTATTTACGGTTCAATTTACACACGTGACGCCAGCTACTCGGATTCAAGCACTGGTACATCAGTGGTGTACGTGGATGAAGGCGCGGCGGTCTACGTCCGGACAGGTCCCTCTGGTAACAGTGGGAATATAGATAGCAACTCTGATGGGTACACAACGTTCTCTGGGTGGAcaattgattga
- the LOC125668289 gene encoding uncharacterized protein LOC125668289 produces MALRLLVYLLILTCFTKVKGDRMEEPEIAGMVLELSKTVEKLESIVEKLQSDNVDLKGALADLSTRLEAETHQRKLIEHRLLECEGRLDSVKQHAVFKKYPTGQGNKSRTGDLIFREGNTPKNVQRRRRQGIRSTHGTIAFSAFMSTGLTPGHLRTLIFDAIFTNEGSGYNHHMGVFMAPRSGLYVFTWTIRGNGGAVLNTQLLVNGIIYGSIYTRDPSYSDSSTGASVVYVAEGAAVYIRTGPSGNSGSIVSSSDGYTTFSGWTID; encoded by the exons ATGGCGCTACGTCTCCTAGTGTATCTGCTAATCTTAACATGCTTCACCAAAGTAAAGGGGGACAGGATGGAGGAACCGGAAATTGCTGGAATGGTCCTTGAATTATCTAAAACCGTGGAAAAACTGGAATCCATTGTAGAGAAACTACAGAGTGACAATGTGGACTTAAAGGGCGCCCTCGCAGATCTGTCCACCAGACTGGAAGCTGAGACACACCAAAGAAAGCTAATCGAACACCGCCTTCTTGAATGTGAAGGACGCCTGGATTCAGTGAAACAACATGCTGTTTTTAAGAAGTATCCGACAGGGCAGGGAAATAAAAGTCGCACTGGTGATTTAATTTTCCGAGAAGGAAATACTCCAAAGAATGTACAGAGGCGCAGACGACAgg GAATTCGCTCCACCCATGGAACCATAGCTTTCTCTGCGTTCATGTCCACCGGTTTGACGCCTGGACATTTACGAACCTTGATATTTGACGCTATTTTCACCAATGAGGGAAGCGGTTATAACCATCATATGGGTGTCTTCATGGCCCCGCGTTCTGGTCTCTACGTCTTCACGTGGACAATACGAGGTAATGGAGGAGCAGTCTTGAACACGCAGCTACTGGTTAATGGAATTATTTACGGGTCAATTTACACACGCGATCCCAGCTACTCGGATTCGAGCACGGGTGCATCAGTGGTGTACGTGGCTGAAGGCGCGGCGGTCTACATCCGGACAGGTCCCTCTGGTAACAGTGGGAGTATAGTTAGCAGCTCTGATGGGTACACAACATTCTCTGGGTGGACAATTGATTGA
- the LOC125668294 gene encoding caprin-2-like, which translates to TVGKLESIVEKLQRDNGDLKGAIADLSTRLEAETHQRKLIEHRLLECEGRLDSVERHAVFKKYPTGQGNKSSSHDLIFREGNTPKNVQRHRRQGIRSTNGTIAFSAFMSTNLSPGHLRTLIFDAIFTNEGSGYNHHMGVFTAPRSGLFVFTWTIRANGGSYFNTQLLVNGIIHGSIYTHDYYYANSNSGTAVVYVAEGAAVYVRTGPTGNSGSIISSYDGYTTFSGWTID; encoded by the exons ACCGTGGGAAAACTGGAATCCATTGTAGAGAAACTACAGAGGGACAATGGGGACTTAAAGGGCGCCATCGCAGATCTGTCCACCAGACTGGAAGCTGAGACACATCAAAGAAAGCTAATCGAACACCGCCTTCTTGAATGTGAAGGACGTCTGGATTCAGTGGAACGACATGCTGTTTTTAAGAAGTATCCGACAGGACAGGGAAATAAAAGTAGTTCTCATGATTTAATTTTCCGAGAAGGAAATACTCCAAAGAATGTACAGAGGCACAGGCGACAgg GAATTCGCTCCACCAATGGCACCATCGCTTTCTCCGCGTTCATGTCCACCAATTTGTCCCCCGGCCATTTACGAACCTTGATATTTGACGCTATTTTCACCAATGAGGGAAGCGGTTACAACCACCACATGGGCGTCTTCACTGCTCCGCGCTCTGGTCTCTTCGTCTTCACCTGGACAATACGAGCTAATGGAGGATCATACTTCAACACACAACTACTGGTCAATGGAATTATACACGGTTCAATCTACACACATGATTACTACTACGCGAATTCGAACTCAGGTACGGCAGTGGTGTACGTGGCTGAAGGCGCGGCGGTCTACGTCCGGACAGGTCCCACTGGTAACAGTGGGAGTATAATCAGCAGCTATGATGGATACACAACATTCTCGGGGTGGACAATTGATTAA
- the LOC125657620 gene encoding uncharacterized protein LOC125657620, which translates to MALRLLVYLLILTCFTKVKGDKMEEPEIAGMVLKLSKTVEKLESIVEKLQRDNGDLKGALADLSTRLEAETHQRKLIEHRLLECEGRLDSVERHAVFDKFPTGQGNKSSSHDLIFRKRNTPKNVQRRRRQGIRSTNGTIAFSAFMSTGLSPGHLRTLVFDAIFTNEGSGYNHHMGIFTAPRSGLYVFTWTIRGSTSSTYFNTQLVVNGLIYGSIYTRYHYSSSSSGTSVVYVAEGAAVYVRTGPTGNSGSIVSSYDGYTTFSGWTID; encoded by the exons ATGGCGCTACGTCTCCTAGTGTATCTGCTAATCTTAACATGCTTCACCAAAGTAAAGGGGGACAAGATGGAGGAACCGGAAATTGCTGGAATGGTCCTCAAATTATCTAAAACCGTGGAAAAACTGGAATCCATTGTAGAGAAACTACAGAGGGACAATGGGGACTTAAAGGGCGCCCTCGCAGATCTGTCCACCAGACTGGAAGCTGAGACACATCAAAGAAAGCTAATCGAACACCGCCTTCTTGAATGTGAAGGACGTCTGGATTCAGTGGAACGACATGCTGTTTTTGATAAGTTTCCGACAGGACAGGGAAATAAAAGTAGTTCTCATGATTTAATTTTTCGAAAAAGAAATACTCCAAAGAATGTACAGAGGCGCAGACGACAGG GAATTCGCTCCACCAATGGCACCATCGCTTTTTCTGCGTTCATGTCCACCGGTTTGTCCCCCGGCCATTTACGAACCTTGGTATTTGATGCTATTTTCACCAATGAGGGAAGCGGTTATAACCATCACATGGGCATATTCACGGCTCCCCGCTCTGGACTCTACGTCTTCACGTGGACAATACGAGGGTCGACAAGTTCAACGTACTTCAACACGCAGCTAGTGGTGAATGGACTTATATACGGCTCGATTTACACACGCTATCACTATTCGTCATCAAGTTCGGGTACATCAGTGGTGTACGTGGCTGAAGGCGCGGCGGTCTACGTCCGGACAGGTCCCACTGGGAACAGTGGGAGTATAGTTAGCAGCTATGATGGATACACAACATTCTCGGGGTGGACAATTGATTAA